CAGGAGCGAACTCTTAAAGAAGGTCTCCATGACCTCCCGGGACTTCGCCTACATGGCCGCCATACTCGTAAGGCTCATAAAGTCCGGGGCGAGCTTTACCGAGGTCGGCGTGGAGATACAACAGAGGGAGGGCGGCAGTTCCAAGGCCTTCTCCCCCCGGAACGTGGTTAGCGTCATGAAGACCATACTAACCCTCTTCTGGGAGGTACGCGTAAGGGAACGCGCCCGCTACTCAAGCCCGGCCAGAAGGGTCGCGGACGGTACGGCTGGAGGCCGCGGCTCAGGATGAAGATACTCTTCGTCATAAAAGACATCGAGTACATAGACCCGATGGGCATAATGCTCCTCTCGGCCCTGGCAAAGGAGGGACGACCCGGCCGCGGCACCGCCATAAACGTACTTGCCGACGGCAACCTCCGGGAGACGATAGGGAGTTTCAAGCCCGACGTCGTGGCCTTCAGCGCGAAGACCGGGGAGCACAAGTACTACGTGGCGGCGAACGCCACGGTAAAGGGGATAAGCGGGGAGATAGCCACGGTCATTGGAGGGCCGCACCCGACCTTCTTCCCGGAGATGGTGAAAAAGTACGACTTCGACGCGCTGTGCGTCGGCGAGGGTGACGACGCGTGGCCCGAACTCCTCGACCGCCTGGAGGGGGGGCAGCCGTTCGACGACATACCGAACATAGTAACGAAGGGGAACTACTTGCCCGGGCAGCCTCCCCTAATACGCCCGAGGCGGCGAGACCTCGACAGCCTCCCCCACCTCGACCGGGAACTCGTCTACGGCTCGACACGGCTCGGACGTTTCCCCATGCGGAGCTTCATGGTCGGCAGGGGCTGCCCCTTCCGCTGTACCTACTGTTTCAACCACCAGTATAACGACCTCTACAAGGAAAAGGGGCCCGTCCTCGCCCGCATGAGCGTCGGCCGCGTGGTGGAGGAGCTCAAGGAGACGAAGGAGCGCTACGATACCCAGTTCATAAAGTTCTACGACGACGTCTTCCTCATAAAGGACGACGAGTGGCTCGACGAGTTCGCCGAGGTATTCCCCCGCGAGGTCGGCCTCCCCTTCCACTGCCTCATGAGGGCCGACCTCCTTACCGGGCCGGTGCTTAAAAAACTCAAAAAGGCCGGGCTGGCCTCGCTCAGCATGTCGATCGAGAGCGGCAACGCGCGGGTAAGGGACGAGATACTTAAGCGCGACATGTCGACGGAGGATATGACGAAGGCCTTCGACCTCTGCCGCGAAAACGGCGTCCCGACCTTTTCGAACACCATCTTCGCTATCCCGGGGACCACGATAAAGGAGGATATCGAGTCGCTCGACATGAACCTCCGGTGCCGCGTAGACCTCGGCGAGTTCCCGATATTCGTCCCCTACCCCGGCACCGAGCTGGCACGGTACGCCATGGACAAAGGCTACTTCGACGGCGACTTCGACAGCCTCCACATGAGCTACCAGAACACCTCCCCCTTGAGCTCCTTCGACGAGAAGGAAAAACTCATGCAGACCAACCTCTCGCTCCTGGCAACGGTCTGCCTGTGGATGCCCTGGGCGAGAGACCTTATAGTGAACCGGCTCATAAAGCTCCCCCTCACCGGGCTCTACTTCGTCCTCTACTACCTCGTAAAGGCCTACCTCGTGAAGACCAGGATATACCCGATGAGCTTCTCCATCTCGAACTTCGTAAGGAGCGTCTACGAGAGCTTCGTGCTCGAACGCTTCAAACACTACGAGGACTCCCTCCCGGAAGAGGGAGAGAAAAAACGGCCGTGAAGGCGAGGGACCACATAGTGCTCGGCGGGGCGGCGTCCTTTCTCATCTACCCGCCGCTAAGCCCGGCGGCGATAGTCTTCTGGCTGGCCTCCGTCCTGATAGACGTAGACCACTACGTGGACTTCGTCTACCGTAACGGCTTTACCGAACTCAGGGTAAAGAAGATGTTCGACTACCACGAGACCCTCAAGGGGCTGTGGAGGAGGCCGGAACTCCTGCACATCTCGCTCTTCCATACGGTCGAGTTCATCGGGGGTTTCTACCTCCTCGGCCTCTGGACCGGTTCACCCCTTATGAAGGCCGCGCTCATGGGCATCCTGTTCCACATAGTGCTTGATGCGATATTCATGGCAAGGTATAATATTTTATTCGTAAGGGCCTACTCAATCACGGAATACATAGTAAGGAGACGCAGGCTCTTGAGCCGTGGGGTCGAGCCCGAGGCCGTGTACCGGGAGGCCCTGGAAGAGCTGAAGGAGCCCGGCGGAGGATAGAAAGCGATAAACAACATGGAGAGGGAGAGGGTACTCATAATAAAGCTCGGCTACTCGGAGACGCTCGTCGGAGAGATAAGCCGTAAGACCAGCCTGGGCGACGTCTTGAGGAGTACGGTGCTCTTGAGCCGCTACGGGGACGCGCACGTGACCTGGCTCGTTGACGAGCAGGCCATGCCGCTCCTCAGGGGCAACCCGCATATCGACCGCCTTCTCCCCTACGACCTTACCACAGTGCTCCAGCTGCAGGCCGAAAAGTTCGATACGGTGATAAACCTGGAGAAGGTGGCCGGCGTGTGCGCGCTCGCCGACGGGCTCGAAGCCTGGAGGAGGTACGGCTTCAGGTTCGACCCCGAGGACGGTACGGCCAACGCATACGACGGCTCGCAGCACGCCCTCGAACTCTGCCAGAACACCAGGGACAAGCTCGAAAGCGGCAGGTACTGGGAAGAAGTGCTCTTCGAGATGGTGGGGGCGGAGTGGAAAGGCGAGATGCCCACCCTCGGGTACGAGCCGCGCTCGGAGGTCAGCTTCGATATAGGGTTCAACCACCACGTGGGCGACAAGTGGCCGATAAAGGCCTGGCCCGCCGAGCACTGGAAGGAACTCGAAAAACTCATAGGCGGCAACTACACCGTCTCGTGGCAGGAGGGGCTCGACTCCATAGAGGAGTACATAGAGTGGATAAACTCGCTGAAACTCCTCGTCACCAACGACAGCCTTGGCCTGCACATCGCCCACGCCCTGGGCAAGAAGACGGTAGCCATCTTCGGCCCCACGCTCTCAAACGAGGTCTACGTAAAGGACGGCGTAAAACTCCTGCCCGAGCCGGTGCCCGAGTGCCTGCCGTGCATGAGCACCACGTGCATAAAGGAAAGGACCTGCCTCTACGACGTAACGCCGGCCGCCGTGCTCGATGCGGTCGAGGGGGTTCTGGAAAAACGGCCGTGAGCGGGCTCAAGCCTATAGATATACCGGATAGCTACAACTACGTCGCCGTATTCCTGACGCTGGCCTGCGACCTCGACTGCAGCTACTGCATAAACTACTTCGGGGAGAAGGGCTTTTCCAAAAAGCTCCTCTCCGGCGAGGAGTGGGTCCGGGGGCTGAACCGCCTGGACTCAAGGCCCGACCTGCCCGTCACCCTGCAGGGCGGAGAGCCGAGCCTGCATAAGGACTTCATATATATTCTGAACAACATAAAGCCCGAGCTCGACATAGACGTGCTTACCAACCTCCAGTTCGACACGGAGGAGTTCATACGGGAGGTAGACCCCGGCAGGATAAAGAGGGACTCCCCGTACGCCTCCATCCGCGTGAGCTACCACCCCGAAGTCATGGAACTCGACCCGCTGGTAAAGAAGGTCCTCATCCTCCGGGACGCGGGTTTTAGCATAGGCATCTGGGGGGTGATGCACCCCTCGCAGGAAGAAGAGGTCATGAGGGCCCGGGAGAAGTGCAAGGCGCTCGGCATAGACTTCAGGACCAAGGAGTTCCTCGGCGAGCACGACGGGAAGCTCTACGGCACATACCGCTATAAGGGGGCGTGCGACAAGGAGTTCGAAAAGAGCGTGGCATGCAAGACAACCGAGCTTATAATTGGCTCGGACGGGAGCGTCTACCGCTGCCACGGCGACCTCTACGAGGGCAGGACCCCGGTGGGCAACATAACCGACCCGGAGTTCCGGATAGAGGAGATATTCCGTCCCTGCGACGTGTTCGGCCACTGCAACCCCTGCGACGTAAAGGTCAAGACCGACCGCTTCCAGCAATTCGGCCATACCTCGGTCGAGATAGAGGGCGCAGAGGAGACTGAGTTCTCCGGACGATAGCGCGGCCGCTCCGGCTTTACCCCCCTTCCCCCCTTCTCCGGACAGCCTCACTCAGGTAGAAACGAAAACCAGCCCCCCTTTTCGGCAATAAAAAACCGGGGCAGGGAAAACCCTGCCCCGGTCCGAGCCATGCCCTTTGACACGGGTCAAAGGCGCCGGCAATTCTCCTTACGGTGAGGCCTTCGGATCGATTACCCCGGCCTCGTTGACAGTCGCGTTCGTCTGGGTGAGACCCCAAACGGCGGGGCCCCTTATAATGATTTCGAAGTCACCCACGTCGTTGAAATTCATACCACAGCCCGCGCCCGGAACCACGATGCCGGCGGAGGGCTGGTAGCCCGCGCCCGTCAGCATACCGCAAGTCATAGCCGCCAGCAACGGGTCGTCGGCAATCAGGGCCATGGCCGCGGTGTAGGCGTTCTTCACGTCAGAGTTGACCGTTGCCGCGTAGCCCCTTTTCCTGTACTGTGAGAACTGGGGGATAGCTATGGCCGCCAGGATCGCTATGATGGCCACGACTATGAGGAGCTCGACCAGGGTGAAGCCCTCTTCGCCCTCACCCCTCGTCCTCATCTTTTCAAAGACTCTCTGCAGATACAACATGCCGTTTCTCCTTTCTCTTTGTTTTACTTTTTAGGTCTATTCTATTGCCTCTATACCGAGATGTACGCCTTTGCCCATATATATCTGCAATCCACATGCCAAAAACCAATATCCTTTAAAAACAACAGTTTAACTGGTGGGGAGTTTGACAAAAAGGACGGTTGTGACAGATTCTGGCAACAATGTGCCAAATTTTGTCACCCGATTTCCTGAAACTTTTAAGACTCCCGGTCGCTGCGGTCTTCGTACTTACTCAGCTTGTACCTCATTGACCTGAAGGTGAGCCCCAGGAGTTCGGCGGCCTTTTTTTTGACTCCTCCCGCCTTCTTGAGCGCCCCCATTATAATGGCCCTTTCAAAGTCCGAGACGGCCTTTTCGAGGTCCATGCCTTCGGGCGGGATATCGACGGCCTCCGCCGCGTCCGGGAGCGTAAGAGGGGCCCCGGGCCGTGAAGGGGAAAGGGGGGAGAGCCGCGACGGCACGCCCCCCTCTCTCACCGAGGGAGGAAGACTCTCGGCGGATATGGCCTCCCCCCTCTCCACGGCGACCGCGCGCTCGATGGCGTTCTCAAGCTCCCTGACGTTGCCCGAGTAGTCGTAGTCAAGAAGGAGTTTAAGGGCCTCCTCGGTAATGCCGCCGAGCTTCTTTCCGTACTCCGCGGCGTAACTATCGGCGAAGTGCCTCGCGAGCATGGGTATGTCGTCCTTGCGCTCCCTCAAGGGCGGTATGCTGAAGCGTATAACGTTCAGCCTGTAAAAGAGGTCTTCCCTGAACCTCCCCTCCCGTACCTCCAGCTCGACGTCCCTGTTGGAGGCCGCCACCAGCCTCAGGTCCACGTTTATGTCCGCGGTCCCCCCCACCCTCCGGAAGTTCTTCTCCTGTATGAACCTCAGGAGTTTTACCTGAAGGCTCGGGGGAAGCTCGGTTATCTCGTCAAGGAAGAGCGTGCCGCCGTCGGCGAGCTCGGCAAGCCCCTGCTTGGTGGACACGGCCCCGGTAAAGGCGCCTCTCTGGTGTCCAAAGAGTTCGCTCTCAAGGAGGTTCTCCGGTATCGCGCCGCAGTTTATGGTAACGAAAGGCTTTTCCTTCCTGTCGCTCTCGTAGTGTATGGCCCTGGCGACGAGCTCCTTGCCGGTCCCGCTCTCTCCGGTTATAAAGACGGTGGTCTTCGTCCGTGCCACGCTCATTATAAGCTCGTACAGCTCGACCATCTTCGGAGCCGTGCCGATGAGGTTGCTGAAACCGTATTTGGCCTTGAGGTCTTTCTTGAGGAGTACGTTCTCCCTCTCCATCCTCTTCCATTCGATCGCCCTCTTTATGTGTATCTTTATCTCCTCCACGTTAAAGGGCTTGGTGAAGTAATCGTAGGCGCCGGCCTTCATGGCTTCGACGGCCGTATCCACCGAAGCGTACGCGGTAATCATTATGGTAGTCACATCGGGACGGAGCTCCTTCAATGCCTTCAGGAGCTCAACCCCACCCATCCCCGGCATCTTCATATCCGCTATGACCAGGTCCGCCGAGTCCTCCTTGAAGTGGGCGAGACCGTCTTCGGCGGAAGAAAAAGAGCGCACCTCATAACCCTCCTTGCGGAGCATTATCTCCAGGAACTCCCTCATGCTCCGCTCGTCGTCGACTACTATGATTTTATCTCCGGTCATGGTCGGATCTACGCGCTCAACTTCCTTTCCGTTCCGCCTTTTCTGCCTTTAGAGACGAGCGGCAGGGTGAGCTTGAAGGCCGCCCCCTCCCCCACCACACTCTCCACAACCACGCTGCCGCCGTGGCTCTCGACTATCCTGTGCACGATGGCAAGCCCCAACCCCGTCCCTTTATTCCTGGTCGAGAAGAAGGGATCGAACACCCTGGAGAGGTCCTCGGCGGAGATACCGGCGCCGGTATCTCTTACGGTTATCTCCACCGACCCTGCCCCGGCACCCGGTCCTGACTCCACCACGAGCCTGCCCCCATCGGGCATGGCCCGGGCTGCGTTCAGGAACAGGTTCCAGAACACCTGCGTTATCTGGCGCCTGTCACCCTCGACGAACATCTCGCCTTCCAGGGAATCTTCCATGTCGATACCAACGGCGTCGGGAGAGTTGCCGAAGACCCCTATGGTATCCCTTATCACCTCGCATATGTCGACCAGTTCCCTCGTCTTCGAGGCGGGCCTGGCAAAGAGCAGGAAGTCGCTTATGAGGAGGTCGAGCCTTTCGGTCTCTCTCAAGACTATCTCCATCAAGTGCGGCATATTACCCTTGGGCGGCATCTCTTTTTTGAGCACCTGTATGGAGCCGCTTATGCTCGCCAGCGGGTTCCTTATCTCGTGAGCTATGGAGGTGGAGAGTTCCCCTAGCGCCTTGAGCTTATCGTCCCTCCTCAAGCGCTCCTCCATGGCCTTCATCTGCGTCAGGTCCTGGAATATCACCACCCTGTCCATATCGCCGCCCTCACCCCGGGATATGTTAAAGCCCAGGTGGAGCTCCTCCCCGCTCTTCACCTTCAACTCCTCCACGATCCTGACCCCTTTGTGCCCCGGCTCGGGGAGGTCACTAAAGACATCGGGGAATATCTCGTCGACGTCCCTGAAGTAGGCCTCCTGGAGCGAGTATCCGGTCAGCTCGGTCGCCGCCCTGTTAAAGGATGTAATCCTCGAGCGTTCATCGAGGGTCATTATGCCGGTCGGGATGTTCTCGGCTATGTGGCTGCTGAGCTTTTCGAGCCTCTCATAGTCGACCTCCTTCTCCTCCAGCTTGCGCTCGACCTTCACGGCCCTTTCGGCAAGGTACCCCGTCAGGTAGGCGACCGTAAAGAGCGCCAGTATGTTGGTCGCGATGGTCGTAAGCGCATTCTCCCAGGAGGGCCCCAGCGTGGAGACGAACATCCGGTACTCTTCGGGCAGGAGCCCGTAGAACTCCAGGTCGATAAGCACGCCGTAAGCGATACTCGATATGCCGGCGGCATAGAAGCCCCCCCTCTTGTCAAGGAGGATGCTTCCGCCTATCACCGAAAGGAAGTAGAGCGAACTCCCCATCCCCCCGGTAACATAGGTGATGACGGTAATAATCGCCACGTCCACGGTGAGTTGGACGTACGCGAAGAGCTTCAGGTTCCGGACCCGCGCGAGGAGTACGGCGTAAAGTATGGTAAGAAAACCTATTGCGGCGACGATCGTATAGAGCGGGTTAAAGATCGGCCGTACCGGGATGCCGGTCCTCATCTGGGACCATGCGATAACGCCGAGAAAGGCAAGGGCAAGCACCACCCTCAGTACCATGAGGACCAGCAGCTTGCCCTTGAGCGGGTGTGGCTTATGCTGGGCGGTCATCTTTATTCCGTAGGTTACCCTCCGGCAACCCCTGCGAGCTGGAAGATAGGCAGGTAGAGCGCTATGACGAGACCGCCTACCACTATGCCGAGGAACGCCATAAGCATCGGCTCTATAAGGGACGTCAGCGCGGCGACCGCGGCATCCACCTCGTCCTCGTAGAAGTCGGCTATCTTGGAGAGCATGGTGTCCATGGCTCCGGTGGCCTCTCCAACCGCTATCATCTGCGTGACCATCCCCGGGAAGACCTTGGTCTCGGCCAGCGGCTCGGCAAGCGTCTTACCCTCGCTCAAGCTCTGCCTGGCCTGCATGATCGCCCTCTCTATGACCACGTTGCCGGCGGTCTTGGCGACTATCTCAAGGGCCTCCAGTATCGGTACTCCGCTCGACATCATGGTCCCGAGCGTACGGGTGAACCTGGCCACGGCCGTCTTCCTCAAAAGGTCGCCCAGGACGGGTGTTTTGAGGGTTATGGTGTCCAGTATCTTCCTGCCCTGCTTGGTTTTGTACGCCTGCTTCAAGCCGAAGAAAATACCGCCGAGGGCTATGAGGATCATATACCAGCTATGCTGGAGAAAATCGCTCAGGACCACAACGACCTGGGTGGGCGCGGGCAGCGCCTGGCCGAAGCTCTCGAATATATCCTGGAATATCGGGACGACGAAGAGC
This genomic stretch from Thermodesulfobacteriota bacterium harbors:
- a CDS encoding radical SAM protein, producing MKILFVIKDIEYIDPMGIMLLSALAKEGRPGRGTAINVLADGNLRETIGSFKPDVVAFSAKTGEHKYYVAANATVKGISGEIATVIGGPHPTFFPEMVKKYDFDALCVGEGDDAWPELLDRLEGGQPFDDIPNIVTKGNYLPGQPPLIRPRRRDLDSLPHLDRELVYGSTRLGRFPMRSFMVGRGCPFRCTYCFNHQYNDLYKEKGPVLARMSVGRVVEELKETKERYDTQFIKFYDDVFLIKDDEWLDEFAEVFPREVGLPFHCLMRADLLTGPVLKKLKKAGLASLSMSIESGNARVRDEILKRDMSTEDMTKAFDLCRENGVPTFSNTIFAIPGTTIKEDIESLDMNLRCRVDLGEFPIFVPYPGTELARYAMDKGYFDGDFDSLHMSYQNTSPLSSFDEKEKLMQTNLSLLATVCLWMPWARDLIVNRLIKLPLTGLYFVLYYLVKAYLVKTRIYPMSFSISNFVRSVYESFVLERFKHYEDSLPEEGEKKRP
- a CDS encoding glycosyltransferase family 9 protein — protein: MERERVLIIKLGYSETLVGEISRKTSLGDVLRSTVLLSRYGDAHVTWLVDEQAMPLLRGNPHIDRLLPYDLTTVLQLQAEKFDTVINLEKVAGVCALADGLEAWRRYGFRFDPEDGTANAYDGSQHALELCQNTRDKLESGRYWEEVLFEMVGAEWKGEMPTLGYEPRSEVSFDIGFNHHVGDKWPIKAWPAEHWKELEKLIGGNYTVSWQEGLDSIEEYIEWINSLKLLVTNDSLGLHIAHALGKKTVAIFGPTLSNEVYVKDGVKLLPEPVPECLPCMSTTCIKERTCLYDVTPAAVLDAVEGVLEKRP
- a CDS encoding radical SAM protein, which translates into the protein MSGLKPIDIPDSYNYVAVFLTLACDLDCSYCINYFGEKGFSKKLLSGEEWVRGLNRLDSRPDLPVTLQGGEPSLHKDFIYILNNIKPELDIDVLTNLQFDTEEFIREVDPGRIKRDSPYASIRVSYHPEVMELDPLVKKVLILRDAGFSIGIWGVMHPSQEEEVMRAREKCKALGIDFRTKEFLGEHDGKLYGTYRYKGACDKEFEKSVACKTTELIIGSDGSVYRCHGDLYEGRTPVGNITDPEFRIEEIFRPCDVFGHCNPCDVKVKTDRFQQFGHTSVEIEGAEETEFSGR
- a CDS encoding prepilin-type N-terminal cleavage/methylation domain-containing protein; the protein is MLYLQRVFEKMRTRGEGEEGFTLVELLIVVAIIAILAAIAIPQFSQYRKRGYAATVNSDVKNAYTAAMALIADDPLLAAMTCGMLTGAGYQPSAGIVVPGAGCGMNFNDVGDFEIIIRGPAVWGLTQTNATVNEAGVIDPKASP
- a CDS encoding sigma-54 dependent transcriptional regulator, encoding MTGDKIIVVDDERSMREFLEIMLRKEGYEVRSFSSAEDGLAHFKEDSADLVIADMKMPGMGGVELLKALKELRPDVTTIMITAYASVDTAVEAMKAGAYDYFTKPFNVEEIKIHIKRAIEWKRMERENVLLKKDLKAKYGFSNLIGTAPKMVELYELIMSVARTKTTVFITGESGTGKELVARAIHYESDRKEKPFVTINCGAIPENLLESELFGHQRGAFTGAVSTKQGLAELADGGTLFLDEITELPPSLQVKLLRFIQEKNFRRVGGTADINVDLRLVAASNRDVELEVREGRFREDLFYRLNVIRFSIPPLRERKDDIPMLARHFADSYAAEYGKKLGGITEEALKLLLDYDYSGNVRELENAIERAVAVERGEAISAESLPPSVREGGVPSRLSPLSPSRPGAPLTLPDAAEAVDIPPEGMDLEKAVSDFERAIIMGALKKAGGVKKKAAELLGLTFRSMRYKLSKYEDRSDRES
- a CDS encoding ATP-binding protein → MTAQHKPHPLKGKLLVLMVLRVVLALAFLGVIAWSQMRTGIPVRPIFNPLYTIVAAIGFLTILYAVLLARVRNLKLFAYVQLTVDVAIITVITYVTGGMGSSLYFLSVIGGSILLDKRGGFYAAGISSIAYGVLIDLEFYGLLPEEYRMFVSTLGPSWENALTTIATNILALFTVAYLTGYLAERAVKVERKLEEKEVDYERLEKLSSHIAENIPTGIMTLDERSRITSFNRAATELTGYSLQEAYFRDVDEIFPDVFSDLPEPGHKGVRIVEELKVKSGEELHLGFNISRGEGGDMDRVVIFQDLTQMKAMEERLRRDDKLKALGELSTSIAHEIRNPLASISGSIQVLKKEMPPKGNMPHLMEIVLRETERLDLLISDFLLFARPASKTRELVDICEVIRDTIGVFGNSPDAVGIDMEDSLEGEMFVEGDRRQITQVFWNLFLNAARAMPDGGRLVVESGPGAGAGSVEITVRDTGAGISAEDLSRVFDPFFSTRNKGTGLGLAIVHRIVESHGGSVVVESVVGEGAAFKLTLPLVSKGRKGGTERKLSA
- a CDS encoding type II secretion system F family protein, whose protein sequence is MATAAAAGKEKKGLGDIQINIPGFGGSVKTKEIVVFTRQFAVMIDAGLPLVQCLDILASQQENPKFKEVLTAVKGSVEGGTTFADALRKHPDVFDDLFVNLVAAGEVGGILDTILNRLSNFMEKAEKLKGKIKGALTYPVVVIIIATLVVTGLLLFVVPIFQDIFESFGQALPAPTQVVVVLSDFLQHSWYMILIALGGIFFGLKQAYKTKQGRKILDTITLKTPVLGDLLRKTAVARFTRTLGTMMSSGVPILEALEIVAKTAGNVVIERAIMQARQSLSEGKTLAEPLAETKVFPGMVTQMIAVGEATGAMDTMLSKIADFYEDEVDAAVAALTSLIEPMLMAFLGIVVGGLVIALYLPIFQLAGVAGG